The Strongyloides ratti genome assembly S_ratti_ED321, scaffold srae_chrx_scaffold0000006 DNA segment ATGTTATCGCACCAATCATAGCCGGTCTAGGCATTTCATGTGGTGAATCAAGTTTAGGTAATTTTCTTGTTCTAATCATAAATTCTATCATTACAATACTAGCAGCAATCATTAAAAATCCAACAATAACATGATAAATtctaagataaaaaattgtatcaGCTCTTGATagtaatacatatatattcataaaaatacatattaaaaatataatatacataaaaaatattgataaaattggTATTTGAAATATCCATTTTAATTTTGGTAATTGAAatttcatattaaaattatgattatgtattaaaaaattttattgaaatagtattgttaataaaaatttaaaagataatatcaactttaaaatttatgaatcATAACTAAtgtaacaaaattttttaagttatgTTATAAAAGTGTAATTTAACAGGATCCTCATATTCATATCAGTGTCATAAATTCAGTTATCaaactataaaaatgttagaaatttatttaaaactattgtaagaagttgataaataaattgttaacGTGTTTTTAGGATAATTTTAACTCTGATCTAAtgaaataaatcaaaaaaatgtatatattttagatattttattgttaaataatttaaaagattagaaataatttactactaaacaaaagttttttatcaatataaacggtttattaaaaataatgctttttaatattatttgttataaagttattttattaaaattgatgATTAGAAATACTTTAAGTCTATTGATTGTTTtgaagattaaaaatttgtaaacaaattgtttaaattttttacatgctttattttttttctttattttaacatataataatattattttataaagctatattttttaaatattttaatttatttgaagTAATGACAATCTTAATTGTCAGCATTAAATTTCTAacaatttttactaaaatattcaCTTTTTTGTTATACAATTACTTTACAAGGATGttactttaaattaatttgagcacaattaacatttttatcaatcattcattttttttttattatattccCGAGTATTTCTCATAATCatattaaacattaaataaaaatttcttacaaatatataattaattttaaactggatcatcttttatatacatgtataatactttaattatatatttattgttcttttaaaataatctttatgtattaattaatttctttattataaagaaaaaaattataccttatataatcttaaaattttacaataaatgtacttataaataaatattaatagccttgaaaaatttaaattattctatttttttaaacattatatattaattataatttttgataaattaaatagaaaattttttttttcatttttattaattttataaatctaattttttaaataatatacttttataatattaattttcttatttaaaaatttacgttggtaagcaaaaaaaaagatttaaaaagatatttattaatttcataataattaaaaataataaaattttaaatcaaaaatttttaatttcctCCAAacaagtattattattttatcaacattataatcatattatctatttttttttttgccttaagatttatttataatttagttatgacaatttgttatttatagcactttaaaatttctattattaaattttaataaatattttgaaagtgagatttcatattatttataatattacataaaaaaatagttctGTTTcttagaaaattattattttccaattattatttattataataacgCTTTTTATTTGGTCTAcatcaaatataattatacatcttactttataaaaaatttttttttgtacattttgttatatttaaatttgtaatatacttggttgtataatattatattattagatattttatattatttccatgtaccatttaaaaattttattttaaaaaaaatgtatagtAGTCAAAAACTGTTCTTTTGTTTCcagtatttttataaatagatatACAAATATCTGTTAAATGTAATACTCAAAAGATTTAGCACATATTTGTATGTAAAAGAGAGCTATATATACTTTGTCTTTTTATTCAtggttatttttatataattttttttttttatcttttctacagttttattttatatttatataatatttctgtataattttaatttaagtttataaaaattatttgttcttttttttgttgtattttgataaataaaacatagttttttttgctaaattttattcattttgatctaaatattttagaatcaaaaaaattgctTATCtagttaatataaataatgatgacatatttaaaatgtattattatgCGTATAATAATGTATGACACTTTATTTGAATTTCTCTAGATCTATTCTATCATTATCGGAAATtgtacaataattttatattatacaattttttaataagaatCACTTTAATTCGTCATGTTTAAATGGCatgtttaattataaatcgatgtaaagttttttttatgttaaaaatatttctttataaacCAATATTTATctagataaatttaatatatatgaaatatgattttttgttatacaattaaatagaaataattgCAAACTTGtagtttataatatattttaaaaatcaaacaaaaaaaaatgtataccTTTAGTATATACATTTgtatattacattttattctgaacaattttaaagtttaactgtataaaatatatatctataaaaattaatttaaatagaatcttaagaaaagatattataatttattatttatatattgttcTTGTATACATTACTATTTGATCactttttttctatcaaattgtagtaatttaaaaaaattttaacaatttttatattatattcttgttattaattattataatttacatGATAACGCTTATTGTTTTTTCAGTTAAACATAATTATTACTTATTactgattataaaaaaaaattttatataaataaaaaaaaattaaaaatgtaatgtttaaatgattattttataactaaaCTATTGTAATTTATTACAAACATGATGTCTCATTAGTGTCTATACTTTAAAGTTCAAAGAAACTTATAACAtatctaatttatttttttaataactgatataatatataaggaagaaacaattaataaatggtttttttaatagtaagaaatttttacataaagcTACATaatggaaaatttttataattttattagaatatAGACGGTAAATTTTGATCTATGTATGAGTATCATTAAAagtaatgtttataaaatcaaataattctaaagaacagaaatttttaatgttaggTTGTCCAAAATGAAATGCatctttttttagaaaattttcaaacGCGCATAACTCAGTGaaagatttaaatttttattaaaaataagagCCACCTGAAGCAATACAATCTTCCCAACGggaaattaatttatttattttttcagaATAAAAACTCGCGTCTCTGAAGGCAATAAAGTCTTCAAAGGCTGATTTTATTGCTTCTTCGTTCTTGAAGATCTTGTCCTTCAGAAAATGATccaaatatttgaaaaagtGGATGTCTGTTTGAGCGGAGTCTGGAGAATAGACTGGATGAGAGAGGGTTTCATAATTCATTTCATTCAGCTTCTGGAGCGTCTTCTTTGAAACATGAGAGCGGGCGTTATCATGGAGTAGAATTAGACTTTTTCTATTGACTAAAGCGGGCTTTTTCTGAAgcaatttttgataaatttttttcaattggGCACAATATGATTCTGTATTTATTGTTTCACCCGGTTTCATAAACTCGTAGTGAAGAAATCTCTCATAAGTCTACCAAACAGTAACCATGACCTTTTTCGGGGTAATTTGGGGCTTTGGGAACTGTTTTGGGCTTCTTTTTTGTCCAACCATTGTCCAGTGCGTTTTCTATTATCATATAGAATCCATTTTCCATCGCACGTTACAATGCGCTCCAAAAATGGGtcatttttgtttttcaaaATGAGTGAAGAAGCAACCTCAAAACAACGATTTTTTTGGTCTTCTGTCAACTCGTGAGGTACCCATTGATATAGTTTCTTTGTCTTCCCAATTTTCTCCAAGTGGTTGGAAATGCTAGATTTTGAAACTCCAAAGACTTCTGATAGTTCTCTAACGGTCTGTCTTGAATCGGATTCAATAGCGCTTTTTAGTTCCTTGTTATCAATGACCAAACTTGGTCTTCCACGGTTTTCATTTTCAAGATTCTCATTTCCCTTTCTGAATCTATTAAACCATCTTTAATTTGTAGTTTTGTTTACAAGGTTCTTtccaaaaatattattaatattttcagtAGTTCTTAAAGCATTTGCCATTCTTTTGTACTCATAATGGAAAAGAATGCGAATTTCACGTTTGGTAAccatattagaaaaattaaaatttaaaagttataaactttaatttttggCATGTTTTATATGTTATTGTGTAAGGGTGAATCATAAGAATCAAACAAAATGCTTACCTTCATTATAACACAGCtagttattaattaaaatcaGCTGCTAGCAACGCGCGTCAAAAAAGACACATTTCATTTTAGACAAcctaatatttataatatattgaaaCATGTTTTAATAATCCATTTTGGTTGATAAGACAAATTACAACTTTTTCGAGacaatacattatttttctaacaCATTTGAAATCTATTCcattatatgataatatcaaaata contains these protein-coding regions:
- a CDS encoding Histone-lysine N-methyltransferase SETMAR produces the protein MVTKREIRILFHYEYKRMANALRTTENINNIFGKNLGNENLENENRGRPSLVIDNKELKSAIESDSRQTVRELSEVFGVSKSSISNHLEKIGKTKKLYQWVPHELTEDQKNRCFEVASSLILKNKNDPFLERIVTCDGKWILYDNRKRTGQWLDKKEAQNSSQSPKLPRKRSWLLFGRLMRDFFTTSL